One window of Robiginitalea biformata HTCC2501 genomic DNA carries:
- the galE gene encoding UDP-glucose 4-epimerase GalE, which yields MKVLVTGGLGFIGSHTVVELQQAGHQVVIIDNCSNASEDVLDGIFEITGQRPEFERMDLREKAAVNDFFARHTDLVGVIHFAASKAVGESVEKPLLYYENNIGTLVYLLQQLVARGGSSFIFSSSCTVYGQADQMPITEDAPVKPAESPYGNTKQMGEEIIRDTCRVHPELRAISLRYFNPIGAHPSAAIGELPLGVPANLVPFITQTAAGLREELSVFGDDYPTPDGTCIRDYIHVVDLARAHVVALERLFGQQNQSNYEVFNIGTGTGSSVMEVIRSFERVSGEKLNFRVVGRRSGDVVEAYADTTRANNELGWKAESSLDDAMASAWTWEKKVRKL from the coding sequence ATGAAAGTACTCGTAACCGGGGGGCTGGGCTTTATCGGTTCCCACACGGTGGTGGAATTGCAGCAGGCAGGCCATCAGGTAGTGATTATCGACAACTGTTCCAACGCTTCGGAAGATGTCCTGGACGGGATCTTTGAAATCACCGGGCAGCGGCCGGAATTTGAACGAATGGACCTCCGGGAAAAGGCTGCGGTCAACGATTTTTTTGCACGCCATACGGACCTCGTGGGCGTCATCCATTTCGCGGCCTCCAAGGCCGTGGGGGAAAGCGTCGAGAAGCCCCTGCTCTATTACGAGAACAACATCGGCACGCTGGTTTACCTGCTGCAACAGCTGGTGGCCAGGGGGGGGAGTTCCTTTATCTTCAGTTCTTCCTGCACGGTTTACGGGCAGGCCGACCAAATGCCCATTACCGAAGATGCGCCGGTGAAACCCGCCGAATCGCCCTACGGGAATACGAAACAAATGGGGGAGGAAATCATCCGGGACACCTGCCGGGTACACCCGGAACTCCGGGCGATTTCCCTCCGCTACTTCAATCCGATCGGGGCGCACCCCAGTGCGGCTATCGGGGAGTTGCCCCTGGGGGTACCTGCCAATCTGGTGCCGTTCATTACCCAGACGGCGGCGGGACTGCGGGAGGAATTGTCGGTTTTTGGGGACGATTACCCCACGCCTGACGGCACCTGCATCCGCGATTATATCCATGTGGTGGACCTGGCCCGTGCCCATGTGGTAGCCCTGGAGCGGCTTTTCGGGCAGCAGAACCAGTCCAATTACGAGGTGTTCAACATCGGGACGGGTACGGGGAGTTCCGTGATGGAGGTCATCCGGAGTTTTGAGCGGGTCTCGGGCGAAAAACTGAATTTCAGGGTGGTGGGACGCCGCAGCGGGGATGTGGTTGAAGCCTATGCGGACACCACCCGCGCCAATAACGAATTGGGCTGGAAAGCGGAGTCCTCCCTGGACGATGCCATGGCATCCGCATGGACCTGGGAGAAAAAAGTGCGGAAGCTCTAG